One Companilactobacillus farciminis KCTC 3681 = DSM 20184 genomic window, TAGTGTAGGTGTAGAAGAAATGACGACAGTTGTTGTAGTAGGTACCCAATGGGGCGATGAAGGTAAAGGTAAGATTACCGATTATTTCAGTGGTGAAGCTAATATTATTGCACGTTACCAAGGTGGAGATAATGCCGGCCACACTTTGAATATCGATAACAACGTTTACAAATTAAGATCTGTTCCTTCAGGTATTTTGTATTCAGATAAAACTAGTGTTATTGGAAATGGGGTTGTTTTAAACCTCGAATCACTTCAAGAAGAATTGAATCGTCTCCACGAACAAGGGGTAGATACAACTAATTTGAAGATTTCTAACCGCGCACAGTTGATTTTGCCTTATCACATTCAACTAGATAAGTTGCAAGAACAAGCTAAGGGTGATTCTAAAGTTGGTACAACTAACCGTGGAATCGGACCTGCATATACTGACAAAGCTTCACGTGTTGGTATTAGAATGGCTGATATTCTTGATAAAGACTTATTCAAAGAATTGTTGACACAAAACCTTGAACAAAAGAATGCATTGTTTACTAAGATTTACGGTGCTGAACCAATGAAGTTTGATGATATTTTTGAAAAATATTACCAAATTGGTCAAGACTTAAAAGATCGTGTCATCGATACTTCTGCCTATTTGAACAAAGAACTAAAGAATGGCAAAAATGTCCTATTTGAAGGTGCACAAGGAATCATGCTTGACATCGATCATGGTACTTATCCTTATGTTACTTCTTCAAATCCTGCCGGTGGTGTAACTACTGGTGCTGGTGTTGGTGCCCCATTGATCGACAACGTGATTGGAGTTGTTAAAGCCTATACTTCACGTGTTGGTGCTGGTCCATTCCCTACTGAACAACTAAACGATACTGGGGATTTCTTGCGTGAAGCAGGTCATGAATATGGTACTGTTACACATCGTCCTCGTCGTGTTGGTTGGTTAGATCTAGTTGTTTTGAAGCATTCATGTAACGTGGCTGGTGTGACACACTTGTCATTGAATTGCTTGGATGTTTTGACTGGCTTAGACGAAATCAAAGTCTGCACCGGCTATGACTTAAACGGCAAGATCATCGATGAATATCCTGCTAACTTAAATGTTTTAGCTAAGTGCAAACCAGTTTACAAGACCTTTAAAGGTTGGACTGAAGACATGACTCAAGCTAAGAGCCTCAACGACTTGCCACAACAAGCTAGAGACTATCTAGACTTCATCAAAGACCAATTAGGCGTTGAATACGCTACTGTTTCAGTTGGTCCTGATCGTGAACAAACTATTGAAGTAAATGATGTTTGGAAAAACTAATTATAAATTCTGAGTCACTGAGCGTAATGTTCGGTGGCTTTTTTTGTTGTTTATGAAAAATTTAAATCCTTGCTTTTAAAAACGATAGTGTTACTATAATAAATACAAGTTAATAATAAAGTAACATATAAATCAAAAGTTTAAGAAAGAAGGATTTTTTTATGACAAAATATGCAATTACAGGTGCAACTGGTCGTTTTGGTCAAAATGCTCTCAAGAAATTAGTTGAATTGGTTCCTGCTACAGATGTAGTGGCTTTGGCTCGCAATACTCAAAAAGCTCAAGCAACCGTACCAAATGGCGTGG contains:
- a CDS encoding adenylosuccinate synthase, whose amino-acid sequence is MTTVVVVGTQWGDEGKGKITDYFSGEANIIARYQGGDNAGHTLNIDNNVYKLRSVPSGILYSDKTSVIGNGVVLNLESLQEELNRLHEQGVDTTNLKISNRAQLILPYHIQLDKLQEQAKGDSKVGTTNRGIGPAYTDKASRVGIRMADILDKDLFKELLTQNLEQKNALFTKIYGAEPMKFDDIFEKYYQIGQDLKDRVIDTSAYLNKELKNGKNVLFEGAQGIMLDIDHGTYPYVTSSNPAGGVTTGAGVGAPLIDNVIGVVKAYTSRVGAGPFPTEQLNDTGDFLREAGHEYGTVTHRPRRVGWLDLVVLKHSCNVAGVTHLSLNCLDVLTGLDEIKVCTGYDLNGKIIDEYPANLNVLAKCKPVYKTFKGWTEDMTQAKSLNDLPQQARDYLDFIKDQLGVEYATVSVGPDREQTIEVNDVWKN